In a genomic window of Streptomyces pristinaespiralis:
- a CDS encoding PadR family transcriptional regulator, with translation MAADRRSSWLKGVLDLLVLSCLKDGESYGYEISKALAEAGVGRIKGGTLYPVLNRLEEAGLVTAEFRAAERGPGRRYYRLTEQGREHLTAESGAWLEFHTAVRTTLFTGGTT, from the coding sequence ATGGCCGCAGACCGCAGATCCAGCTGGCTCAAAGGCGTACTCGACCTGCTCGTCCTGTCCTGTCTCAAGGACGGCGAGAGCTACGGCTACGAGATCTCCAAGGCCCTGGCCGAGGCCGGGGTCGGCCGCATCAAGGGCGGGACGCTCTACCCGGTGCTCAACCGCCTCGAGGAGGCCGGGCTCGTCACGGCCGAGTTCAGGGCCGCGGAGCGCGGGCCGGGGCGCCGCTACTACCGGCTCACCGAGCAGGGGCGCGAGCACCTGACCGCCGAGAGCGGCGCGTGGCTGGAGTTCCACACCGCCGTCAGGACCACGCTGTTCACAGGGGGAACGACATGA
- a CDS encoding DUF1206 domain-containing protein, with product MNARTLTVPGRARARRAANSSFVEAAARWGFVARGVIYLLVGALALHIAFGGSGRQADRGGALTQLSEQPFSSVLLWALGAGLTGMALWRLSEALFGAAGADGHKARKRLLSAGRCLFYGFVAYSVLAFAAGESSSGSGSSDRQSQDVTARALELPGGRWIVGLAGAGIVAAGAWIAVRAALRKYRKHLKQGGMSRRTRRLIDVTGVAGGVARGVLFAALGVFVLSAALSYEPEKAKGFDDTLRSFAETPAGPWLLVLVAAGLVLFGIFSFAMARVRRV from the coding sequence ATGAACGCACGCACATTGACGGTGCCCGGCCGGGCCCGCGCCCGCCGGGCGGCGAACAGTTCCTTCGTCGAAGCAGCCGCGCGCTGGGGATTCGTGGCGCGCGGGGTGATCTACCTGCTCGTCGGGGCACTGGCCCTGCACATCGCCTTCGGAGGCAGCGGCCGGCAGGCCGACCGCGGCGGCGCGCTCACCCAGTTGTCGGAGCAGCCGTTCAGCTCCGTACTGCTGTGGGCGCTCGGTGCCGGACTGACCGGCATGGCCCTGTGGCGGCTCTCCGAAGCGCTCTTCGGCGCCGCGGGAGCCGACGGGCACAAGGCACGCAAGCGACTGCTGTCCGCGGGCCGCTGTCTCTTCTACGGGTTCGTCGCCTACTCCGTCCTCGCGTTCGCCGCGGGTGAGAGCAGCAGCGGCAGCGGCTCGAGCGACCGGCAGTCGCAGGACGTGACGGCCAGGGCGCTGGAACTGCCCGGGGGCCGGTGGATCGTCGGCCTGGCCGGTGCCGGCATCGTCGCCGCCGGTGCCTGGATCGCCGTGCGCGCCGCGCTGCGCAAGTACCGCAAGCACCTGAAGCAGGGCGGCATGTCGCGCCGGACACGGCGGCTGATCGACGTGACCGGCGTCGCGGGCGGCGTGGCCCGCGGGGTGCTGTTCGCGGCCCTCGGCGTCTTCGTGCTGAGCGCGGCGCTCAGCTACGAACCGGAGAAGGCCAAGGGCTTCGACGACACGCTGCGTTCCTTCGCGGAAACCCCCGCGGGCCCGTGGCTGCTGGTGCTCGTCGCAGCCGGCCTGGTGCTGTTCGGGATCTTCTCGTTCGCCATGGCGCGCGTGCGCCGGGTCTGA